CGGATCGCGCGGTCGAGCCGGGCGGCCAGCAGCGGTGTCACGCGGTCGCCGGCGAGGCCGCAGCCGAGGACGATGATCGCGTCGAAGCCGGTGCGCCGCCGCAGCCTGCCGTACAGGATCGAATACCCGAGCAGGGACGCGAACAGGAAGCCGAAGTAGCAGCCGAGCACCGCCGCCGTGGCCACCAGGGCCGAGCCCCACCGGCCGAGCGGCACGAAGAACAGCCCTTCGAGCACCAGGATGCCGACCCCGAGCAGGAACGACAGCAGGTTCGCGATACTCCGGCCCTCGCGCCGCACCATCCGGACGCCGTTGACGATCAGCGCGCCCGGCAGCACGACCGCGACGACCAGCCCGACGACCGCCACCACCGCGACCAGGACCGGCGTGAGCCACTCCAGGTGCAGGGCCGTGCGCAGCAGCCACAACCCGGTCAGCAGCAACGCCACCCCGAGCCAGACGGCGTTGCCGAGCCGGCGCGGTTCGCGGGCCAGGCGGATCGCGAACACCAGCAGGGCCGCCGCGGCGCAGGCGGGCAGCACGACGTCGGTGACGGTCACCCGGCCTCCCCACCTCCAGTGAAGAAGCCAACGTAGAGCACGCGGACCCGGTGCGCGTGCA
This genomic window from Amycolatopsis mongoliensis contains:
- a CDS encoding YdcF family protein — encoded protein: MTVTDVVLPACAAAALLVFAIRLAREPRRLGNAVWLGVALLLTGLWLLRTALHLEWLTPVLVAVVAVVGLVVAVVLPGALIVNGVRMVRREGRSIANLLSFLLGVGILVLEGLFFVPLGRWGSALVATAAVLGCYFGFLFASLLGYSILYGRLRRRTGFDAIIVLGCGLAGDRVTPLLAARLDRAIRLYDREATPPLLVVSGGRGPGETMSEAEAMDEYLRSRGIPADRIRREDRATTTGENLAYSAELLGDVRPHRVLTVTSNYHVFRTAVECRRLGLPFDAAGAPTARYFLPSALLREFAALILHYRRTTIAACALIVGGGLALAIFA